A part of Mycolicibacterium sp. TUM20985 genomic DNA contains:
- a CDS encoding prolipoprotein diacylglyceryl transferase, which translates to MGLTWRVGWLDLPVHGVFVGLGVLVASVVFFLEARRRGALGEQSLVAVTGALVGGAIGMRLSGLAEHLDPRLNPSLAEAWAFGSRSILGGLLGAYVGVLVAKRIIGYRGKTGDLFAPAVALGMAVGRIGCLLTEAPGRPTSLPWGIHAPATTPACPGCLTGEAMHPSFVYEIVFQLAAFGVLLWLRSRVTHPGELFVLYVSAYAVFRFLVEFTRANEVVWLNLTRPQWFLLASLVLVAFRLRSGHHRGYYEALSRKPRVAS; encoded by the coding sequence ATGGGGTTGACGTGGCGCGTGGGTTGGCTCGACCTGCCCGTGCACGGCGTGTTCGTCGGCCTCGGCGTCCTGGTGGCGAGTGTGGTCTTCTTCCTCGAGGCTCGGCGCCGTGGTGCGTTGGGAGAACAGTCGCTGGTGGCGGTCACGGGAGCATTGGTCGGAGGGGCGATCGGGATGCGGCTCTCGGGGCTGGCCGAGCACCTCGACCCACGGCTGAACCCCAGCCTGGCCGAGGCCTGGGCGTTCGGTTCGCGCAGCATCCTCGGCGGGCTCCTCGGGGCGTACGTCGGCGTCCTCGTGGCCAAGCGGATCATCGGGTACCGCGGCAAGACCGGCGACCTGTTCGCGCCCGCCGTCGCGCTGGGGATGGCGGTGGGGCGGATCGGCTGCCTACTCACCGAGGCGCCCGGGCGACCCACCAGCCTGCCGTGGGGAATCCACGCGCCCGCCACCACACCGGCGTGCCCGGGATGCCTCACCGGGGAGGCGATGCACCCGTCCTTCGTCTACGAGATCGTCTTTCAGCTCGCGGCGTTCGGCGTGCTGCTGTGGCTGCGGTCGCGCGTCACCCATCCCGGCGAGCTGTTCGTGCTGTACGTCTCGGCGTACGCGGTGTTCCGGTTCCTCGTCGAGTTCACCCGCGCCAACGAGGTGGTGTGGCTGAATCTGACACGGCCGCAATGGTTCCTGCTCGCCAGCCTGGTGCTGGTCGCGTTCCGACTCCGCAGTGGTCACCACCGCGGGTACTACGAGGCACTATCCCGAAAACCGAGGGTCGCGTCATGA